The following are encoded in a window of Mycoplasmopsis bovis PG45 genomic DNA:
- the ligA gene encoding NAD-dependent DNA ligase LigA, which translates to MESKNAKELIKSLVDKINQWNYEYYQLNKPSVSDLEYDKALWELEKLEKEYPEFVLDDSPTFKLGSFASEKFTKFIHKKPMLSLAKAYSYDDIKSFINNISKIVPAERINFNIEPKVDGLSIALHYKKGKLVKAVTRGDGTEGEDVTENIYQIKSIPKLINYLNDLEVRGEVFISKDNFKKINESNNFANARNAASGTLRQLDSTIVAKRNLSAFLYEVVEPEMHNINYQNEALEFMKKLNIPTNPFSKVVEIEELEEAISDFAEIKNKLDYDSDGLVIKLNDLQMWEKLGKTSKFPKHSIAFKYDVEVASSTIVDILTSVGRTGKITYIANIHPVILNQTSVRAATLHNHNFIKDMNININDEVNIIKAGEIIPKVISLKNSKNYVDYYKKATNCPSCNSELIEFEGIVDQFCTNDECPEKNVNNIYHFASRNCMNIVGLGLSTVKDFYPKFIKKIKDIFSLYKYKSELILLPRYGEQKVDNILNSIESVKNKAFSKVLFALGIKHIGQRAAKLISDNYVNFAEILNDSELSKLKSTKNIGPKIIESLTEYINNPLNKDLLIYLDSIFNYEGKTKAISNIFSGYSFVITGTLSEPRSHFVKIIEENSGSVSASVSGRTSYVLAGSEAGSKLEKAYKLGVKVINEEQFYKLLEH; encoded by the coding sequence ATGGAGAGTAAGAATGCAAAAGAATTAATTAAGTCATTAGTTGATAAAATTAATCAATGAAATTATGAATACTACCAACTAAATAAACCTAGTGTTTCTGATCTAGAATATGATAAGGCACTATGAGAATTGGAAAAATTAGAGAAAGAGTATCCTGAATTTGTGCTTGATGATAGTCCTACATTTAAATTAGGATCATTTGCTTCTGAAAAATTCACTAAATTTATTCACAAAAAGCCAATGCTTTCTTTAGCCAAAGCCTATAGTTATGATGATATCAAAAGCTTTATAAATAATATTTCTAAGATTGTTCCCGCTGAAAGAATTAATTTCAATATTGAGCCAAAAGTTGATGGTTTAAGTATCGCTTTGCACTATAAAAAAGGCAAATTAGTAAAAGCAGTTACTAGAGGAGATGGCACCGAAGGTGAAGACGTAACTGAAAATATATATCAAATTAAGTCTATCCCAAAGCTTATTAATTATTTAAATGACCTAGAAGTGCGTGGAGAAGTATTTATTTCAAAAGATAATTTTAAAAAAATTAATGAAAGTAATAATTTTGCTAATGCTAGAAATGCAGCAAGTGGTACTCTAAGACAGTTAGATTCAACAATTGTTGCAAAAAGAAATCTAAGTGCATTTTTATATGAAGTAGTTGAACCTGAAATGCATAATATTAATTATCAAAATGAAGCATTAGAGTTTATGAAAAAATTAAATATCCCAACCAACCCTTTTTCTAAAGTTGTCGAGATTGAAGAATTAGAAGAAGCTATTAGTGATTTTGCGGAAATTAAAAACAAATTAGACTATGATTCAGATGGATTGGTAATTAAGTTAAATGACTTGCAAATGTGAGAAAAATTAGGTAAAACTTCAAAATTCCCTAAACATTCTATAGCATTTAAATACGATGTTGAAGTAGCTTCTAGTACCATTGTTGATATATTAACTTCAGTAGGTAGAACCGGTAAAATAACTTATATTGCAAATATCCATCCTGTTATACTTAACCAAACCTCTGTTAGGGCTGCAACATTACATAATCATAATTTCATCAAGGACATGAACATTAATATAAATGATGAAGTTAATATAATTAAAGCTGGTGAAATAATTCCTAAAGTAATAAGTTTAAAAAATTCTAAAAATTATGTAGACTACTATAAAAAAGCTACTAACTGCCCTTCATGTAATTCCGAATTAATTGAGTTTGAAGGCATTGTTGATCAGTTTTGCACTAACGATGAATGTCCAGAAAAAAATGTTAACAATATTTACCATTTTGCTTCTAGAAACTGTATGAATATAGTGGGTCTTGGTCTAAGTACTGTCAAAGACTTTTATCCTAAATTTATAAAAAAAATTAAAGATATATTTAGTTTATATAAATATAAATCTGAATTAATTTTGCTTCCTAGATATGGCGAGCAAAAAGTTGATAATATTTTAAACAGTATTGAAAGTGTCAAGAATAAAGCATTTAGCAAAGTTCTCTTTGCACTAGGTATAAAGCACATTGGGCAAAGAGCCGCAAAATTAATATCAGATAATTATGTTAATTTTGCTGAAATATTAAATGATTCTGAACTATCAAAACTTAAGAGTACTAAAAATATAGGTCCAAAAATAATTGAGAGTTTGACAGAGTACATAAATAATCCATTAAACAAAGATTTACTAATTTATTTAGATTCAATTTTTAATTATGAAGGCAAAACAAAAGCCATTAGTAACATTTTTAGTGGCTATTCTTTTGTTATAACTGGCACACTTTCAGAGCCAAGAAGCCATTTTGTTAAAATTATTGAGGAAAATAGTGGAAGTGTTTCTGCTTCAGTATCTGGCAGAACTAGTTATGTTCTTGCTGGTTCTGAGGCTGGAAGTAAGTTAGAAAAAGCTTATAAATTAGGCGTAAAAGTAATCAATGAAGAACAGTTTTATAAACTTTTGGAGCATTAA
- a CDS encoding putative immunoglobulin-blocking virulence protein has protein sequence MNLFRKKKNRVIILSLATGAVISASTGAFVYSSNSDSNLSKLLFNNSRDAELASNKNNISKSTDSIKDNNVIENTKPIAPKPVEEKVINVPDTTTENSSAPEVNRNTVTPERSEPLIAKPNVVTKQISIHGVIVNATIEVVPDRHISDYDKNKGISNINPYQNIIVSKVLNVEVTKELIDKSVSNALDGKDGTGLFAGTFFKTLENIFKSSSDLATAEEVVKQNMSVYRDNIHRYEKLLNSPNVINFLTEEGKQKYPTMKFDSPIQRNIWLINHLDKTKFTKLAKDAEAFLSQGLAISGRSAIINEDGTLSSLAFAPDDQFNTVTSRVSRDNRERRVFGYDSPYGRSPDSVWEGSYQGWNKEDVTDKPEYSRYNVSSADGIKLTKLTREKTDNSPGALNEGLVVEIDASNVSGYGKTLDLINKLKNDKVQVTSYRIKNMGSNDPSQAFKKILSALPDKIPQLELFFSAEATNNSSLIALENKHIKELSLYTLGNSLLHKWSFNPLALRKTEWINTVDYNVSRDFLPNTAIPTRITFDTIAFDKEDFKDKSFDRINDGLRMVYFARNNEPFFQAGLGPGLNPDHNEGNNSYPVGIDFSRIEGIKSLRNLVFNDVVNPNNTPRKIRRLTLFNNKPSFEISSDELTHASFEHFATDAMDRFSKPKIMFSNGDVTDSIRISDSNTLDSKAIWNLSKFFEYNEKLKSTKSIKVPENASALKEQLTKLGYRVESSDGNITYT, from the coding sequence ATGAATCTATTTAGAAAAAAGAAAAACAGAGTAATAATTTTATCACTTGCTACAGGCGCAGTTATTTCTGCTTCAACTGGAGCATTTGTTTATTCATCAAACTCGGATTCTAACTTATCGAAACTTCTTTTTAATAATTCAAGAGACGCAGAGCTAGCTAGTAACAAAAACAATATAAGCAAGTCAACTGATTCTATTAAAGATAATAATGTAATTGAAAATACTAAACCTATTGCACCCAAACCAGTTGAAGAAAAAGTTATCAATGTTCCTGACACTACTACTGAAAATAGTTCAGCTCCTGAAGTTAATAGAAATACAGTTACGCCAGAAAGATCAGAACCATTAATTGCTAAACCAAATGTAGTTACTAAGCAAATATCTATTCATGGTGTCATAGTTAATGCAACTATTGAAGTAGTTCCAGATAGACATATTTCTGACTATGATAAAAATAAAGGAATAAGCAACATAAATCCTTATCAAAACATAATAGTAAGCAAAGTACTTAATGTTGAAGTAACAAAGGAACTAATAGACAAGTCTGTAAGTAACGCACTAGATGGCAAAGATGGCACAGGATTATTTGCTGGTACATTTTTCAAGACACTTGAAAATATATTCAAAAGTAGCTCTGATTTAGCTACTGCTGAAGAAGTCGTGAAACAAAATATGAGTGTATATAGAGATAACATCCATCGTTACGAAAAACTTTTAAACAGTCCAAATGTAATTAACTTTTTAACTGAAGAAGGCAAGCAAAAATATCCAACAATGAAGTTTGATAGTCCTATTCAAAGAAACATTTGGCTAATAAATCATTTAGACAAAACTAAGTTTACAAAGTTAGCTAAAGATGCAGAAGCATTTTTAAGCCAAGGTTTAGCGATTTCGGGTAGATCAGCAATTATCAATGAAGATGGTACATTAAGTTCGCTCGCTTTTGCGCCTGATGATCAATTTAACACTGTAACTTCTAGAGTTTCTAGAGACAACCGTGAAAGAAGAGTCTTTGGTTATGATTCGCCTTATGGCCGTTCTCCTGACAGTGTTTGAGAAGGGTCATATCAAGGATGAAATAAAGAAGATGTTACAGATAAACCTGAATATAGTAGGTACAATGTAAGCAGTGCAGATGGAATTAAATTAACTAAACTTACTAGAGAAAAAACAGACAATAGTCCTGGCGCGCTTAATGAAGGTCTAGTTGTTGAGATTGATGCTTCTAATGTATCGGGCTATGGTAAGACTTTAGATCTTATAAATAAGCTTAAAAATGACAAAGTGCAAGTTACTTCTTACAGAATTAAGAATATGGGTTCTAACGATCCAAGCCAAGCATTTAAAAAGATACTTTCAGCTCTTCCAGATAAAATTCCACAATTAGAATTATTCTTTTCAGCTGAAGCGACAAACAATAGCAGTTTAATTGCTTTAGAAAATAAGCATATAAAAGAATTATCGCTTTATACTTTAGGCAATTCATTGCTTCATAAATGATCATTTAATCCTTTAGCATTAAGAAAAACTGAGTGAATTAACACAGTTGATTACAATGTAAGCAGAGACTTTTTACCTAATACTGCCATTCCAACTAGAATTACTTTTGACACAATTGCTTTTGACAAGGAAGACTTTAAAGATAAATCATTTGACAGAATAAATGATGGATTAAGAATGGTTTACTTTGCAAGAAATAATGAACCATTTTTCCAAGCAGGTTTAGGTCCTGGACTTAACCCTGACCATAATGAAGGCAATAATAGTTATCCAGTGGGAATTGATTTTTCTAGAATTGAAGGCATTAAATCACTTAGAAACTTAGTGTTTAATGACGTAGTTAATCCTAATAACACGCCTAGAAAAATAAGAAGGCTTACATTATTTAATAACAAACCTTCATTTGAAATTTCTTCGGATGAATTAACTCATGCAAGCTTCGAGCACTTTGCCACCGATGCTATGGATCGGTTCTCTAAGCCAAAAATTATGTTTAGTAATGGAGATGTAACAGATTCAATTAGAATATCTGATTCAAACACTTTAGATTCAAAAGCTATATGAAACTTATCTAAGTTTTTTGAATATAATGAAAAACTTAAGTCAACAAAAAGCATTAAAGTTCCTGAAAATGCGAGCGCACTAAAAGAACAATTAACTAAGTTAGGCTACAGGGTTGAAAGTAGTGATGGCAATATTACATACACATAG
- a CDS encoding putative immunoglobulin-blocking virulence protein has protein sequence MKILKTKKNKILMFSLLSGGVVSVAAGAAIYKASSDFDLAKSIFSSDSFDSELANSNNVKHTNDSIRDKNVTEKAVEPIKVEKPKIEPIIVKTPKAEESATIEPPKEAPKPVESQPIIASPTTERRKISINGVEVYATVEVTPDRKVTDYDRKKGIANRDPYQSTIVNKLVSVEVTDELRKSTVNKALTSGDGEGLFDGTFFKVIDELINKDNDPLDVAEGVLKQNSQIWENNLFRYKELLDSDNVVKFLKPGKDLEYKDIVEKKGGFKTPNQRYIWLIANLDNSKFTKLASKSDKYLNEGLVVSPRNAKINANGEIDAHAWSPSPEFNTVTSRYSRDNRLKRVFGYNSYFWRSPDDTEKGIYPGWKKTDATSEFKNYGASESDGITVHKLERIEKIKEEQGQINEGYVVNIDAKNPAGYSKTKKLIEDLKKDGKKITSYRIKNMGEANPAQKFKEILAALPDDLPQLELFFSANATNTSSLIALENKKIKELSLYTLGNSLLQKWSFNPWAFKNTAWINTNDYNVSYEYGRNKPLATRITFDTIAFDQDDYKGNNNFERINDGLRLVYYARNNERAFQGSFGPGLNPDNAEGNNSYPLGLDFSRVPKIKSLRGLEFHDSQNPSNKARKIKRLTLFNNSTTFEITGNELDQASFHHIMEPVPGDSDKPKIMFSNGSTTNSIKISSKEKLSSDGLTNLNKFFQLNDALKASKKIIVPKDASELISQLQGAGFNVEVGTEGFTYT, from the coding sequence ATGAAGATTCTAAAGACTAAGAAAAATAAAATTTTAATGTTTTCGCTTTTATCAGGCGGCGTTGTTTCAGTGGCTGCTGGTGCAGCTATTTACAAAGCATCTTCAGATTTTGATTTAGCAAAATCTATTTTCTCTTCAGATTCATTTGATTCAGAACTAGCTAATAGTAATAATGTTAAGCATACTAATGATTCAATTAGAGACAAAAATGTAACTGAAAAGGCTGTTGAACCTATTAAGGTAGAAAAGCCTAAGATTGAACCAATTATTGTTAAAACTCCTAAAGCAGAAGAATCAGCAACAATTGAACCACCTAAAGAAGCTCCAAAACCAGTTGAATCACAACCAATAATTGCTAGTCCAACTACTGAAAGAAGAAAAATAAGTATTAATGGCGTTGAAGTTTATGCAACTGTTGAAGTTACTCCAGATAGAAAAGTCACTGACTACGATAGGAAAAAGGGAATAGCAAACAGAGATCCTTATCAAAGCACTATAGTTAATAAATTAGTATCAGTTGAAGTAACTGATGAATTAAGAAAAAGCACAGTAAACAAGGCACTAACTAGTGGTGACGGTGAAGGACTTTTTGATGGCACATTTTTCAAAGTTATTGATGAGTTAATTAACAAAGACAATGATCCATTAGACGTTGCTGAAGGTGTTTTAAAACAAAATAGTCAAATATGAGAGAATAATCTATTTCGTTATAAAGAATTGCTTGATTCAGATAACGTTGTTAAGTTTTTAAAGCCTGGCAAGGATCTTGAATATAAAGATATTGTAGAAAAAAAAGGTGGCTTTAAGACTCCAAATCAAAGATACATCTGATTAATAGCTAATTTAGACAATTCTAAATTCACAAAATTAGCTTCTAAATCTGATAAGTATTTAAATGAAGGTTTAGTGGTAAGCCCAAGGAATGCTAAAATCAACGCTAATGGTGAAATTGACGCGCACGCTTGATCTCCTTCTCCTGAATTTAATACAGTAACTTCTAGATATTCTAGAGACAATAGATTAAAAAGAGTTTTTGGTTATAATTCATACTTTTGACGTTCGCCTGACGATACTGAAAAAGGTATTTACCCAGGCTGAAAGAAAACTGATGCAACTAGTGAGTTTAAAAATTATGGAGCATCTGAAAGCGATGGCATAACTGTACATAAATTGGAAAGAATTGAGAAAATCAAGGAAGAACAAGGCCAAATTAATGAAGGTTATGTAGTTAATATCGATGCTAAAAATCCTGCCGGATATAGCAAAACTAAAAAGTTAATAGAAGATCTTAAAAAAGATGGCAAAAAAATTACTTCATATCGTATTAAAAATATGGGTGAAGCAAATCCAGCTCAAAAATTTAAGGAAATATTAGCAGCTCTGCCTGATGACTTGCCACAATTAGAATTATTCTTCTCGGCTAATGCAACTAACACAAGTAGTTTAATTGCCTTAGAAAACAAGAAAATTAAAGAGCTTTCGCTTTATACATTAGGTAATTCATTATTGCAAAAATGATCGTTTAACCCTTGAGCTTTCAAGAATACAGCTTGAATAAACACTAATGATTACAATGTAAGTTACGAATACGGCAGAAACAAACCATTAGCAACTAGAATAACTTTTGACACTATAGCATTTGACCAAGATGACTACAAAGGAAATAATAACTTCGAAAGAATTAATGATGGGCTAAGATTAGTTTACTATGCTAGAAACAACGAAAGAGCATTCCAAGGAAGTTTTGGACCAGGGCTAAATCCCGACAATGCCGAAGGCAATAATAGCTATCCTTTAGGCTTAGACTTTTCTAGAGTTCCTAAAATTAAATCACTTAGAGGTTTAGAGTTTCATGATAGTCAAAATCCAAGTAATAAAGCTAGAAAAATTAAGAGGCTAACATTATTTAATAATTCAACTACTTTTGAAATAACAGGGAATGAACTTGATCAAGCTAGTTTTCATCATATAATGGAACCTGTTCCTGGTGATAGTGATAAACCTAAAATTATGTTTAGTAATGGTAGCACAACAAACTCAATTAAAATTAGTTCTAAAGAAAAATTAAGCTCAGATGGACTTACAAACTTAAATAAATTCTTCCAATTAAACGATGCTCTTAAAGCAAGCAAGAAAATAATAGTTCCTAAAGATGCAAGTGAATTAATCAGTCAGCTACAAGGTGCTGGATTTAATGTTGAAGTAGGCACTGAAGGTTTCACATACACATAG
- the mip gene encoding Ig-specific serine endopeptidase MIP, with amino-acid sequence MRITKKLLLISSSASLFSSLLIAAKCNNDSSKNKSNDDKKIGLLSDDQFEKLINNTNNLNDIAQLTFSSNFGQSKSLDKTLPTEIEENPGNLKISVNNKYSDSITVTVNGAKTDKDASRNISNIKGEVSVYVGFKNKSTGKEIYKNFILKGLARNPVGADHNGRLSGDPLAAIGGQQGYLDYHKKTQTERFEKDNNEYVNRLKGMLSRDGGKEVDFKTFRGIKTTEEQIKKFNETAKLVNFDSYENAALKGFTIPVYENGSTSNPKLKVYDAPEVPKGPSPIDTIGRNIYRSNGLARTLLNETYKTIAEQTFQVSFTTLKDFEDEIKEAEKLKEDSKKWTTEQFQQFTFKDRAALKANYETNLYKLELEIKSQSPEALRGLEQSFAERKKKLKENYEAEDARLEKLDSSELAKEMDKRIAEYNKLKEEKRTYSSVSGTMWIMDFMLPENSGKGATKFYFGTNSHVAKGLTNKTTKFSVSRLNENVGVGSHFRLNDLDDRFTRFSFDNVEKDAINVIFQATDFLDSKPSDFLESSQKAKFGDVEEFMDFAVIEIDFEKILENKTKNFSAISNNKNHSSNYLNKSTEDIVKLITNNYESKKDKHIKFRSESYLKDYSKIDRPIILDTKKKEEVKKFNDLDSLYILGYPSATGDYFLENYIDEDQQKVVKTNFSMWINADEKYYKNVSTQEGAPSNHPKENLERGEFLSYEIGYRSFIDKPGLTDGFLAASRTGDELYTINGKKYFNYGLHIMPRSYVPYGGASGSSVRNKNNELIAVFHTANNSAKTGLAATFRSYGYDYKGLFGDYKLPAYDLIYGGASGQKNSYRDALYNKYPKNGKQYKTNLFKNGFGMEHIPSQFKFNETSSTTVAK; translated from the coding sequence ATGAGAATAACTAAAAAACTTTTATTAATTAGTTCTTCAGCTTCGCTTTTTTCATCATTATTAATTGCTGCTAAATGTAATAATGATTCATCAAAAAATAAAAGCAATGATGATAAGAAAATAGGCTTACTTAGTGATGATCAATTTGAAAAATTGATTAATAACACAAATAATTTAAACGATATTGCACAATTAACTTTTAGTTCAAATTTTGGCCAAAGCAAATCCTTAGACAAAACATTACCAACTGAAATTGAAGAAAACCCCGGGAATTTAAAAATTAGTGTTAATAATAAGTATTCAGACAGCATTACTGTAACTGTTAATGGTGCCAAGACTGATAAAGATGCTAGCAGAAACATTTCAAATATTAAAGGTGAAGTTAGTGTTTATGTAGGTTTTAAAAACAAAAGCACTGGTAAGGAAATATACAAAAACTTTATTCTTAAAGGTTTAGCGAGAAACCCTGTAGGGGCTGATCATAACGGTAGATTATCAGGTGATCCACTTGCAGCTATTGGTGGCCAACAAGGATATCTTGATTATCATAAAAAGACTCAAACTGAAAGATTTGAAAAAGATAATAATGAGTATGTAAATCGACTTAAAGGAATGTTAAGTCGTGATGGTGGTAAAGAGGTTGATTTTAAAACTTTTAGGGGCATAAAAACCACTGAAGAACAAATCAAAAAGTTCAATGAAACAGCTAAATTGGTAAATTTTGATTCTTATGAAAATGCTGCTTTAAAAGGTTTTACTATTCCTGTTTATGAAAATGGATCAACTAGCAATCCTAAACTAAAAGTGTATGATGCTCCTGAAGTGCCAAAAGGCCCATCACCTATTGATACAATTGGTAGAAACATTTATAGATCAAATGGTTTAGCTAGAACTCTTTTAAATGAAACATATAAAACTATTGCCGAACAAACCTTCCAGGTTTCATTTACAACTTTAAAAGATTTTGAAGATGAAATTAAAGAAGCTGAAAAACTTAAAGAAGATTCAAAAAAATGGACTACTGAACAATTCCAGCAATTTACTTTTAAAGACAGGGCAGCATTAAAAGCTAATTATGAAACCAACTTATATAAGCTAGAACTTGAAATAAAAAGTCAATCTCCAGAAGCATTAAGAGGATTAGAACAAAGTTTTGCTGAAAGAAAGAAGAAACTCAAGGAAAATTATGAAGCTGAAGACGCAAGATTGGAAAAATTAGACAGTAGTGAATTAGCGAAAGAAATGGACAAAAGAATTGCTGAATACAATAAACTAAAAGAAGAAAAAAGAACTTATTCATCAGTTTCTGGAACTATGTGAATTATGGACTTTATGCTTCCTGAAAATAGTGGTAAAGGAGCAACTAAATTCTATTTCGGCACTAACTCACACGTTGCCAAAGGTTTAACCAATAAAACAACTAAGTTTTCTGTTTCGCGATTAAATGAAAATGTTGGCGTTGGATCTCACTTTAGATTGAATGATTTAGATGACAGATTCACTAGATTCTCTTTTGATAATGTTGAAAAAGATGCAATAAATGTTATATTCCAGGCTACTGACTTTTTAGATAGTAAGCCATCTGACTTCTTAGAGAGTTCACAAAAAGCTAAATTTGGCGATGTTGAAGAATTTATGGATTTTGCAGTTATTGAAATTGATTTTGAGAAAATCTTAGAAAATAAGACAAAAAACTTCAGCGCAATATCAAATAATAAAAATCATAGTTCTAATTATTTAAACAAGAGCACTGAAGACATTGTTAAATTAATAACAAATAATTATGAAAGTAAAAAAGATAAACACATTAAATTCAGGTCTGAATCATATCTTAAAGACTATAGCAAAATTGATAGACCAATAATTCTTGATACTAAGAAAAAAGAAGAGGTTAAGAAATTTAATGATTTAGATAGTTTGTATATTTTAGGTTATCCTTCAGCAACTGGTGACTATTTCCTAGAAAACTATATCGATGAAGATCAACAAAAAGTTGTTAAAACAAACTTTTCAATGTGAATTAATGCTGATGAAAAATACTATAAAAATGTATCAACACAGGAAGGCGCTCCTTCAAATCATCCAAAAGAAAACTTGGAAAGAGGTGAGTTTTTATCTTATGAAATAGGTTATCGTTCATTCATTGATAAACCTGGTTTAACTGATGGATTTTTAGCAGCAAGCAGAACTGGTGATGAATTGTATACAATCAACGGTAAAAAATACTTCAACTATGGTTTACATATAATGCCTAGATCCTATGTTCCTTATGGTGGTGCATCTGGTTCTAGTGTAAGAAACAAAAATAATGAATTAATAGCTGTTTTCCATACCGCTAACAATTCAGCTAAAACTGGTTTAGCTGCTACATTTAGATCATATGGTTATGATTACAAAGGCTTATTTGGAGACTATAAACTTCCAGCTTATGACTTAATTTATGGCGGTGCATCCGGCCAAAAAAATTCTTACAGAGATGCTTTATATAATAAGTATCCTAAAAATGGAAAACAATATAAAACAAACCTATTCAAAAACGGTTTTGGTATGGAGCACATACCATCACAATTTAAGTTTAATGAAACAAGCTCAACCACAGTAGCTAAATAA
- a CDS encoding MAG2810 family protein, which translates to MSNFNLILSREKFNHQQYASVKGIVKSKLNEYYSDKKNSRKINLATVGIYTSIPLFIIGAILLLSSITISFVVIFKTGKNEWLLNPDHFRPLLASLYSLSFVFLIAWCILYPIALRARIFLKKDIVASVNNRDLTDHLLDYINLKPRYENDENGNKIVNFGHISFFKNTSNFKNLSKFNVINNKYEMYEALSNKQFIKMQNIEYRNEEWLAINNLSNKEIKRLKKAKAKVYKGKIQRIEHNLYFGIATKLLNLNKSVSVTLFDEFNNYTPESFKKLDVKDEFSILNISSEDTELMQKWANDISNLSYLNDLKNEFDSIAINSSISLKNSRRDKSFAKDLSIFIKNQEAFIWFKTPTQLLDLSFKSPTLNKDEITELIVNKILDEFYLVYLSLMFLAPFGYDNVVSIDENETIVNQ; encoded by the coding sequence ATGAGTAATTTTAATTTAATACTTTCAAGAGAAAAATTTAACCATCAACAATATGCATCTGTTAAAGGAATTGTTAAATCAAAGTTAAATGAATACTATTCAGACAAGAAAAATAGTAGAAAAATTAACCTTGCAACAGTTGGAATTTACACAAGCATTCCATTATTTATTATTGGCGCAATTTTGCTCCTTTCATCAATTACAATATCTTTTGTTGTTATCTTTAAAACTGGTAAAAATGAATGACTATTAAATCCTGATCATTTTCGTCCTTTATTGGCATCACTTTATAGCTTATCATTTGTATTTTTAATTGCTTGATGCATTCTGTATCCAATAGCATTAAGAGCGCGAATATTTTTAAAAAAGGATATCGTTGCTAGCGTTAACAACAGAGATCTAACCGATCACTTACTTGATTACATTAACTTAAAACCTAGATATGAAAATGACGAAAATGGCAATAAAATAGTCAATTTCGGTCACATAAGTTTCTTTAAAAACACATCTAATTTCAAAAACTTAAGTAAGTTTAATGTTATTAATAACAAATATGAAATGTATGAAGCACTTTCAAATAAACAATTTATTAAAATGCAAAATATTGAATATAGAAATGAAGAGTGACTTGCAATAAATAACTTAAGTAACAAGGAAATTAAAAGATTAAAAAAGGCAAAAGCTAAAGTTTATAAAGGCAAAATTCAAAGAATAGAACATAATCTATATTTTGGCATTGCTACAAAATTGCTAAATTTAAATAAAAGTGTCAGTGTAACTTTATTTGATGAATTTAATAATTACACACCAGAGAGTTTTAAGAAATTAGATGTTAAAGATGAGTTTTCAATTCTTAATATTAGCTCTGAAGATACAGAATTAATGCAAAAATGGGCTAATGATATAAGTAATTTATCTTACCTTAATGATTTAAAAAATGAATTTGACAGCATTGCAATAAATAGCTCTATAAGCCTTAAAAACAGCCGTAGAGATAAATCGTTTGCTAAGGATCTTTCAATTTTTATAAAAAATCAAGAAGCATTTATTTGATTTAAAACACCTACACAATTATTAGACTTATCATTTAAATCACCTACTTTAAATAAAGATGAAATAACTGAACTAATAGTTAACAAAATTCTTGATGAATTCTACTTAGTTTATCTATCATTAATGTTTTTAGCTCCTTTTGGATATGATAACGTTGTGTCTATAGATGAAAACGAAACTATTGTGAATCAATAA